The Deltaproteobacteria bacterium HGW-Deltaproteobacteria-18 nucleotide sequence TTTGTCACTCGTTATTACTATTGCACTGCTTTATTTAGGCAGGGATCATATTCCGCAGGGAACTGATTTCGCACAAGTTCAGACGTATTTCGCCATCTACGCGGGCACATTTTCCCTGCTTTTTCTTTTTCGAACCTGGAACGGGGTGCTGGCGGCCGAGATGCGCTGGACCCTTCTGGCTCTTATTTCCATGGTCAAGAACGTGGTTGTGAGTCTTTCGGTTCTGATCTGGATTTCAGGGGAAAACGGTCTGCTTTTTCTGTCCGTCGTCAACGGAGCGGGTTTTCTTTTTGAAGGGATTGTCTACTGGATTTTCGCCCGGCGCGGCTTTTCGGCCAGCATCAGGTTCAGGCATGTCGATTGGCGACTTGGAGGAGAACTTTTCCGATTCGGGCTGACCTCCCTGGTGGCCCAGTTGGGACAGGCCATGCGCTTCAGGTCGCAGCCATACATCATCGTCAAAACCATCGGCGCGGAAGGAGTTGCGGTGTTCTCGATCGCAACACAGCTGATAACCTATTTCACCAATCTTATTCGCAGCGCCTTTGGCATATTCATTCCCCACTTCAGCCGTCTTCAGGCCAAGCATGATCACGATGGGATTCGGCAATCCATGCTGGGCGCGCTGTGGCTCAGTTATCGGGTTTCGGCCTATGTAGGGCTTTGTCTTGTTTTTTACGGGGGAGAGTTTGTCGATCTGTGGCTTGGTCCCGAGTTTCGGGACGTACAGCTTGTTCTTGTGCCCATGGCGCTTGGCTCAATATTTTCCACAAGCATAATTCCCGCACAAGAATTTCTCATGGGCATTTCCCAACATAGAATAACGGCTATATGCAATATAGGCGAGGGAATATGCGTTGTCTTGGCTTCAATGTTTTCCATGATGTACTGGGGAATTATCGGTGTTGGGTGGTCTTTTTTTTTCTGCGCGTTTATTTTTCGCGCATATCTTTTGCCTTATTATGCGTTTCGTCAAGCTGGGTTGCCTTTTTTAAATTATTTACAGTTGATCGGATGCGTTGCGCTGACGCATGTATTGCCTCAATGGATTTTCTGGATTTTGGTCAGGGATTACATGGGAACGGGATATCTCTCCTTGTTTGCAATGTCGGTCATGCAGGGATTGGTAGTCATTGTGGTGCAATACGGGCTCTTTCGTCTGGATCGCAGACTGGTCGGGTTCGGGGACGCGGCGCGAACATGAAGCGCATATCCTTGGCGGTCCCGCCTCCATCATTTGAGAGCGCATGGAGTTCCGTATGATCAAGGACAGGGATTTTCTGGTTTTTTCCGACGACTGGGGGCGGCATCCGTTCAGTTGTCAGCACATCATGCAGCATTTTCTGCCCTGCAACAGGGTGCTGTGGGTTAACACCATAGGCATGCGTCTGCCCCGCCTCTGTCTTTATGATGTGAAAAGGGCTGCCGGAAAAATCTCGTCTTGGACTTCAAATCCGCCGCAAGAAAGTCTTCCGGATAATCTGCGTGTTGTTTCGCCGGTCATGGTTCCTTTCAGTAACGTGTATCCTGTTCGAAATTTCAATAAATGGAGTGTAGTCCGTTCAGTCAAAAAAGCCATGGCTGAATGGGGTATGCATGATCCAATATTTTTTGCGACGGTTCCAAATGCTTCTGAGTATATTGGATACTTTGATGAGTGTCTTGTTTCGTATTATTGCGTTGATGATTTTACAGTATGGCCTGGTATGAATTTGCCGGACTTGGTTATGGAATTTGAAAAGAGGCTTTTGGAAGAAGCTGATATTGTCATGGCTGTTTCTGATGAACTTTATTCGACAAAAAAAAGTGTTAACAATAGTACGCTCCTGTTAACGCATGGTGTTGATGTCGATCATTTTTTCACGAAAACAGTTAAGCGGCAACGGGTACTTTCTTTGGCCGATATTCCTGGTCCCATAATTGGCTTCTACGGACTTATTGACTCTCATCTGGATCTGGAAATCATTCGCATGCTGCTCGATTGGCGTCTTGATTGGACTGTAGTGCTCATTGGTACAAAACGTATCGATCTTGGCACACTGGAATCGAGACCGAATTTTCGTTGGTTGCCTGCCGTGCCCTATGAGGATTTGCCGCAATACGCTTCGGCCTTTGATGTGGCCATAATTCCCTACGTGGTGAATCAGCACACGAATACTGCAAATCCCCTGAAGCTAAGAGAGTAC carries:
- a CDS encoding polysaccharide biosynthesis protein encodes the protein MVQYLVRNSTLRLVSFGVGIVFALFVTPVIINAIGQAAYGVWALISATVANYLLLDFGLSQAVSKFVAAAIAREDQKEINRICSTGIALNIVSCLLSLVITIALLYLGRDHIPQGTDFAQVQTYFAIYAGTFSLLFLFRTWNGVLAAEMRWTLLALISMVKNVVVSLSVLIWISGENGLLFLSVVNGAGFLFEGIVYWIFARRGFSASIRFRHVDWRLGGELFRFGLTSLVAQLGQAMRFRSQPYIIVKTIGAEGVAVFSIATQLITYFTNLIRSAFGIFIPHFSRLQAKHDHDGIRQSMLGALWLSYRVSAYVGLCLVFYGGEFVDLWLGPEFRDVQLVLVPMALGSIFSTSIIPAQEFLMGISQHRITAICNIGEGICVVLASMFSMMYWGIIGVGWSFFFCAFIFRAYLLPYYAFRQAGLPFLNYLQLIGCVALTHVLPQWIFWILVRDYMGTGYLSLFAMSVMQGLVVIVVQYGLFRLDRRLVGFGDAART
- a CDS encoding glycosyltransferase family 1 protein — its product is MIKDRDFLVFSDDWGRHPFSCQHIMQHFLPCNRVLWVNTIGMRLPRLCLYDVKRAAGKISSWTSNPPQESLPDNLRVVSPVMVPFSNVYPVRNFNKWSVVRSVKKAMAEWGMHDPIFFATVPNASEYIGYFDECLVSYYCVDDFTVWPGMNLPDLVMEFEKRLLEEADIVMAVSDELYSTKKSVNNSTLLLTHGVDVDHFFTKTVKRQRVLSLADIPGPIIGFYGLIDSHLDLEIIRMLLDWRLDWTVVLIGTKRIDLGTLESRPNFRWLPAVPYEDLPQYASAFDVAIIPYVVNQHTNTANPLKLREYLATGKPVVTTAMAEVFRFKEHLRIAASPEDFASEVDKALSDVVDPVARLACLKGDAWTDKAQMVSDWIEEALLTKSQAGLGVK